From Argopecten irradians isolate NY chromosome 12, Ai_NY, whole genome shotgun sequence, one genomic window encodes:
- the LOC138335863 gene encoding phosducin-like protein: MALSLDDKILGEKVNNYCSSSEDEGDEEDNRGSDPEEDERKTIKGPKFIPEPEIQEYQGYSTNTGPKGVINDWREFKRLESERREAQEKEKLALMKKLSMTCRSHLDDEKEKQKDEELLQELEELEDDFLKEYRMKRLEEMRKALQNVPKFGSVVDLNSDSFVEAIDKELPQVTVIIHLYEDKVPACEAMNGCLACLAKDYPSVKFCKIKASETQLSIKFAKMGVPALLAYKGGELIGNFVKLTEELGKDFFSSDVESFLYDFGLLPSNDIVNQAIKDSNTGELRGKLQQDEDSGSEFELD, encoded by the exons ATGGCTCTCAGTTTAGACGACAAGATTTTGGGAGAGAAGGTAAACAACTACTGTAGCAGTAGTGAGGATGAGGGAGATGAGGAGGACAACAGAGGCTCAGACCCAGAGGAAGACGAAAGGAAAACCATAAAGGGACCAAAGTTCATTCCAGAACCAGAGATACAGGAATATCAGGGATATTCTACTAAT ACGGGTCCAAAGGGTGTAATTAATGACTGGAGAGAATTCAAGCGTTTAGAAAGTGAAAGGAGGGAAGCGCAGGAAAAGGAAAAGTTAGCATTGATGAAAAAATTGTCCATGACTTGTCGATCTCAT TTAGAtgatgaaaaagaaaaacagaaaGATGAGGAACTTCTTCAGGAACTTGAAGAATTAGAGGATGATTTTTTGAAAGAATATCGAATGAAGCGTCTGGAAGAAATGAGGAAAGCTCTTCAGAATGT GCCAAAATTTGGAAGCGTTGTAGATCTGAACTCCGACAGTTTTGTGGAAGCCATTGACAAAGAACTTCCACAAGTCACAGTTATCATTCATTTGTATGAAGAT AAGGTGCCGGCATGTGAGGCAATGAATGGATGTTTAGCTTGTCTGGCCAAGGACTATCCTTCGGTAAAGTTCTGTAAGATCAAAGCATCAGAGACCCAGCTGAGTATTAAGTTT GCAAAAATGGGTGTGCCAGCATTGCTAGCTTATAAAGGGGGAGAACTCATCGGGAACTTTGTTAAGTTGACAGAGGAGCTGGGCAAAGATTTCTTTTCTTCTGATGTAGAAAGTTTCCTGTATGA TTTTGGACTGTTACCGTCAAACGACATTGTTAACCAGGCAATCAAGGATTCAAATACAGGAGAGCTACGGGGTAAACTCCAACAGGACGAGGACAGTGGTAGTGAATTTGAACTAGATTAA
- the LOC138336437 gene encoding peptidyl-prolyl cis-trans isomerase-like 1 produces the protein MALTSSSGIPNKSWQPSNITLETSMGTIILELYWKHAPNTCRNFAELARRGYYNGTKFHRIIGDFMIQGGDPTGTGRGGASIYGKEFDDEIADDLKHTGAGILSMANSGPNTNGSQFFITLAPTQWLDGKHTIFGRVSSGMQVVQRIGFCETDQNDKPVDDIKITKAVVTNS, from the exons ATGGCGCTCACTTCAAGTTCTGGAATACCCAACAAATCATGGCAGCCATCAAATATCACTTTGGAAACAAG TATGGGCACTATTATTCTGGAGTTGTACTGGAAACATGCACCAAACACATGTAGAAATTTTGCTGAATTGGCCAGAAGAGGATATTACAATGGAACGAAATTTCACAGAATTATTGGGGACTTTATGATACAGGGTGGAGACCCCACAGGCACAG GAAGAGGAGGAGCATCTATTTATGGGAAAGAATTTGATGATGAGATTGCAGATGATCttaaacatacag GTGCTGGGATTCTGTCCATGGCTAACAGTGGCCCTAACACTAATGGAAGTCAATTCTTCATCACACTCGCCCCGACTCAATGGCTTGATGGCAAACACACAATATTTGGACGTGTATCATCTGGTATGCAAGTTGTACAGAGGATTGGATTTTGTGAGACTGATCAAAACGACAAACCTGTGGACGATATAAAAATCACAAAAGCTGTTGTGACTAACTCATGa